In Mastigocladopsis repens PCC 10914, a single window of DNA contains:
- a CDS encoding TIGR04283 family arsenosugar biosynthesis glycosyltransferase has protein sequence MSSVSIIIPTLNEQKCLERTLRHLSILVPPAREVLVVDGGSSDETVAIAQQAGASVLVAKQRGRAAQMNQGAEVATGEILCFLHADTLVPDDLVAIIEQTLADKTVAAGGFISLMTGDKTTRWGVSLHNFVKSYYAPLLFRPHLFFQGLRLLFGDQVMFVRRANFCECGGFDSNLPIMEEADLCLKQVQRGRIRLVNRIVQSSDRRVAHWGFLKATVIYLCVGFLWGLGVSPQYLKQFYEDVR, from the coding sequence ATGTCTAGTGTCTCGATTATTATCCCCACCTTAAATGAACAGAAGTGTCTGGAACGCACTTTACGCCATCTTAGTATACTCGTACCCCCAGCTAGGGAGGTGCTGGTTGTAGATGGTGGTAGTTCTGACGAAACCGTTGCCATAGCCCAACAAGCAGGAGCTTCTGTCCTTGTTGCTAAACAACGTGGACGTGCTGCACAAATGAACCAAGGCGCAGAGGTAGCAACGGGAGAGATCCTCTGCTTTTTGCACGCAGACACCTTGGTTCCAGATGACTTGGTGGCAATAATTGAGCAAACACTAGCAGACAAAACGGTTGCTGCTGGAGGTTTTATTTCTTTAATGACAGGTGATAAAACCACACGCTGGGGAGTGTCACTACACAACTTTGTAAAAAGTTACTACGCGCCATTGCTTTTTCGCCCACACCTGTTTTTTCAAGGACTACGTTTGTTATTTGGGGATCAAGTGATGTTCGTGCGTCGTGCTAATTTCTGTGAATGTGGAGGTTTTGACAGCAACCTCCCAATTATGGAAGAGGCTGACTTATGCCTGAAGCAGGTGCAGCGGGGGCGAATTCGTCTGGTGAATCGTATTGTCCAAAGTAGCGATCGCCGCGTAGCACACTGGGGTTTCCTCAAAGCTACGGTCATATATCTTTGTGTTGGCTTTCTTTGGGGTTTGGGCGTCTCGCCACAATACCTGAAGCAGTTCTATGAGGATGTTCGGTGA
- a CDS encoding carbon dioxide-concentrating mechanism protein CcmK: MSLQAVGSIETKGFPAVLAAADAMVKAGRVTLVGYIRVGSARFTVNIRGDVSEVKTAIQAGIEAIEQVHGGTLESWVIIPRPHENVEAVLPIGYTEQVEQYRQAVENPVVRR; encoded by the coding sequence ATGTCACTACAGGCAGTTGGATCGATAGAAACAAAGGGCTTTCCTGCCGTGCTAGCAGCAGCAGACGCAATGGTCAAAGCAGGTCGAGTCACCCTCGTAGGATACATAAGAGTGGGTAGCGCTCGCTTTACAGTTAATATTCGTGGGGATGTATCTGAGGTAAAAACCGCCATACAAGCTGGTATTGAGGCAATAGAACAAGTTCATGGCGGTACTCTAGAATCTTGGGTTATCATTCCTCGTCCCCATGAAAATGTCGAAGCCGTTCTGCCTATCGGTTACACAGAACAAGTGGAACAGTACAGACAAGCCGTGGAGAACCCTGTAGTACGCAGATAA
- a CDS encoding carbon dioxide-concentrating mechanism protein CcmK: protein MPMAVGVIETLGFPAVLAAADAMVKAGAVTVVYYGLAESGRMLVAVRGHTAEVQRAVEAGIEAGKQVHGGKVITHYIVPNPPENIETILPIHFTQKSEPFRIM from the coding sequence ATGCCAATGGCGGTTGGAGTCATTGAAACCTTAGGTTTTCCGGCTGTGCTAGCAGCAGCGGACGCAATGGTCAAAGCTGGTGCAGTTACCGTTGTTTATTATGGGCTAGCGGAAAGCGGTCGGATGTTGGTCGCGGTTCGGGGGCACACTGCTGAGGTACAAAGAGCAGTAGAGGCGGGTATTGAAGCAGGTAAACAAGTTCATGGTGGTAAGGTGATTACTCACTACATCGTTCCTAATCCCCCAGAAAATATAGAAACTATTCTGCCAATCCATTTCACTCAAAAATCAGAACCATTCCGAATAATGTAA
- a CDS encoding PatA/PatG family cyanobactin maturation protease, whose translation MPVVIHATTTPIAGLQDIWAETFGEPQICIAVLDGLVDQAHSSLVGAKLTQLEPLIPNISNQGSAAQHGTHLTSIIFGQHHESIKGIAPQCRGLLIPIFMDGKGDVIAGGGALPIAPCSQLDLARAILLAANHGAHIINISGGQLTPSGEADPLLVNAVRHCTNQNILIVAAAGNDGCNCLHIPGALPSVLAVGAMNTEGLPLDFSNWGELYRTQGILALGENIPGAVPGGGITSSSGTSYATAVVSGIAALLLSLQLKRGQVPNPQVVRDAILRSAIACEDQPAPDCRRLLAGRLNVKGAMSLILEQGETMNENIELMTVKSTPIERTNPSPPQRQNPAVQAATYSAPASEVASQTMQALRSSPQAKEQVNSGGIQPAACSCGGGNSVPAQLVYALGQLGYDFGTEARRDSIQQHMGEGANPQDPRQLLAYLDENPWDTAAIIWTLNLDATPIYAIQPQGAYAEQGYGRLRQFLLEQLTEGVERISVAGVIIGQVMLMSGQVVPVILPTLRCMYSWTTAALIEAVCGNPPAESASEQERGAYGQRSHSVINFLERVYYELRNLGITPQERAINYAATNAFNVERIFESAIQEEMDLDRIEVERSPLCRPDSDCWDVKLTFFNPRRVFEQARKVYRFTVDVSDVCPVSVGRVRSWFVR comes from the coding sequence ATGCCCGTCGTGATCCATGCTACGACTACTCCAATTGCTGGACTGCAAGATATCTGGGCAGAAACATTCGGGGAGCCTCAAATTTGTATTGCTGTTTTAGATGGTTTGGTGGATCAAGCCCACTCTAGTCTTGTGGGTGCCAAACTAACTCAACTAGAACCTCTTATTCCAAACATTTCCAATCAAGGTTCGGCAGCCCAACACGGTACACACCTTACAAGCATTATCTTTGGGCAGCATCATGAATCAATCAAAGGCATCGCTCCACAATGCCGGGGTTTATTGATTCCCATCTTTATGGATGGCAAGGGAGATGTAATCGCCGGAGGCGGGGCTTTGCCCATCGCCCCTTGTTCTCAACTCGATCTTGCCAGAGCCATCCTTTTAGCGGCAAATCACGGTGCCCATATCATCAACATCAGCGGCGGACAACTGACCCCGAGTGGAGAGGCAGATCCGCTCCTGGTCAACGCCGTTCGCCATTGCACAAACCAGAACATCCTGATTGTTGCGGCGGCTGGCAATGATGGCTGTAACTGTTTGCATATTCCTGGTGCGTTGCCATCTGTTCTCGCGGTGGGTGCGATGAATACAGAAGGATTGCCGCTGGATTTTAGCAATTGGGGCGAACTATATCGCACACAAGGGATTTTGGCACTGGGTGAAAACATACCTGGAGCAGTTCCCGGAGGGGGTATCACAAGCAGCAGTGGAACGAGTTACGCTACGGCTGTTGTCTCTGGCATTGCAGCTCTGTTGCTGAGTCTTCAACTTAAGCGAGGTCAAGTTCCAAATCCTCAAGTGGTTCGAGATGCCATTTTGAGAAGTGCGATCGCCTGTGAGGACCAGCCTGCTCCTGATTGTCGTCGTCTTCTAGCGGGTCGTCTCAATGTCAAAGGAGCAATGTCGCTCATTCTTGAACAAGGAGAAACCATGAATGAAAACATAGAATTAATGACGGTGAAATCAACACCTATTGAGAGGACAAATCCGTCACCTCCGCAAAGACAAAACCCGGCTGTTCAAGCAGCAACCTACAGTGCGCCTGCTTCTGAAGTGGCTTCCCAAACGATGCAAGCCCTACGGTCATCACCTCAAGCGAAAGAACAGGTAAATTCTGGTGGAATACAACCTGCGGCTTGTAGTTGTGGAGGTGGCAACAGCGTACCTGCACAGTTGGTCTACGCATTAGGACAGTTAGGGTACGACTTCGGTACAGAAGCCCGTCGAGATTCTATCCAGCAGCACATGGGCGAAGGGGCAAATCCTCAAGACCCTCGACAACTGTTAGCCTATCTCGATGAAAACCCTTGGGATACAGCAGCGATTATCTGGACGTTGAACCTGGATGCAACACCTATTTATGCAATCCAGCCTCAAGGAGCTTATGCCGAACAGGGGTATGGACGATTGCGCCAGTTCCTCCTAGAGCAGTTAACAGAAGGCGTTGAGCGCATTTCGGTTGCCGGTGTGATCATTGGGCAAGTCATGCTGATGTCTGGTCAAGTTGTGCCTGTGATTCTTCCCACGCTTCGCTGTATGTATAGCTGGACAACAGCGGCATTAATCGAAGCCGTCTGTGGAAATCCTCCGGCTGAGTCTGCATCAGAGCAAGAACGAGGTGCGTATGGGCAGCGATCGCACTCTGTTATCAATTTCCTGGAACGAGTTTACTACGAGCTTCGCAATCTCGGCATCACACCGCAAGAGCGAGCCATCAACTACGCCGCAACCAACGCTTTCAACGTCGAACGAATCTTCGAGTCCGCCATTCAAGAAGAAATGGATCTCGACAGGATAGAGGTAGAACGCAGCCCGTTATGTCGTCCAGATTCTGATTGCTGGGATGTCAAGCTGACGTTTTTCAATCCCAGACGAGTGTTTGAACAAGCTCGAAAAGTGTATCGATTCACCGTCGATGTGAGTGATGTGTGTCCGGTGAGTGTGGGGAGAGTGCGATCGTGGTTTGTGAGGTAA
- a CDS encoding YdcF family protein: MFLYLSKLLPLFFYPLGLACLCMLVALFMLWKRPRTAALAIALALTLLLSSSNGWVSRLLVKSLEWQNLPLAEIPTTEAIVVLGGATKSALPPRPTVDLSEAGDRVIYAAQLYRQKKAPIIILSGGRIDWRGSGLSESADMATILTSVGIPKEAIVQEPDSLNTYQNALNVKKILESRGIRRILLVTSAIHMPRSLLIFRHQGIDAIATPTDFLISEGELQELTSTPKAALLNVLPDVENLRLFTTALKEYVGILAYRLRGWL, encoded by the coding sequence ATGTTTTTATATCTCTCTAAGTTGCTACCGTTGTTTTTCTATCCCCTGGGACTGGCTTGTCTATGTATGCTGGTAGCACTTTTTATGTTATGGAAACGACCACGCACTGCGGCGCTAGCAATTGCGCTGGCGCTGACTCTATTGTTATCTAGCAGTAATGGTTGGGTTTCTCGTTTGCTTGTGAAGTCTTTGGAATGGCAAAATCTGCCATTGGCTGAAATACCAACTACAGAAGCTATCGTGGTTTTGGGTGGTGCTACTAAATCTGCTTTGCCGCCACGACCAACTGTAGATTTAAGTGAAGCAGGCGATCGCGTTATTTACGCTGCTCAACTCTACCGCCAAAAAAAAGCTCCTATCATTATCCTGAGTGGTGGTCGCATCGATTGGCGGGGGAGTGGTCTATCTGAGTCGGCAGATATGGCTACTATCCTGACCTCTGTTGGTATACCAAAAGAAGCAATTGTACAGGAACCTGATTCCCTCAACACCTATCAAAATGCGCTAAATGTCAAGAAAATTCTAGAGTCTCGCGGGATTCGTCGCATTTTGCTGGTAACTTCCGCAATTCATATGCCGCGATCGCTTCTCATTTTCCGTCATCAAGGTATTGATGCTATTGCGACACCTACAGACTTTCTCATTAGTGAGGGTGAATTGCAAGAACTGACTAGCACCCCAAAGGCGGCGTTATTGAATGTGTTACCTGATGTCGAAAACCTCCGCCTATTTACTACTGCTTTGAAAGAGTACGTTGGTATTCTTGCTTATCGCTTACGCGGATGGCTATGA
- a CDS encoding bifunctional aminoglycoside phosphotransferase/ATP-binding protein, with the protein MTEVSIPPLIEQMLQPGFYPHPVKEPIELVQTHISYVLLTGNYAYKVKKPMNFGFLDYSTLEKRRHFCHEELRLNQRGAAELYLEVFPCTLVGEQYQLGGTGEAVEYVLKMLQFPTDALFSKMFEQGKLDEALLEELGRVVAQYHAKTVTNDEIRSFGEVEQIRAAFDENYEQTEKYIGGPQTREQFEETKRYTDQFFAQRRELFNSRIQNSYIRECHGDLHLGNICLWRDKIWLFDCIEFNKPFRFVDVMFDIAYAVMDLEGQQRPDLSNAYLNTYVEQTGDWEGLQVLPIYLSRQSYVRAKVTSFLLDDPSVPSSVKEEVAKKAANYYKLAWEYTKPRQGRLILMSGVSGSGKSTTARYLARQLGAIHIRSDAVRKHLAGIGLLERGGDDLYTAAMTQKTYARLLELGILLASEGYVVILDAKYDRQQLRDEAIAQAQEHQLSLQIISCIAPSEVLQQRLNDRTGDIADAQADLLASQLEQAEPLTEKEKPLAKILDTTQSIEAQLKDVIRQ; encoded by the coding sequence ATGACAGAAGTTTCTATTCCCCCTTTGATTGAGCAGATGTTGCAGCCTGGGTTTTATCCACACCCGGTGAAGGAACCAATTGAATTGGTTCAGACGCATATTTCTTATGTGCTATTGACTGGGAATTATGCTTATAAAGTCAAAAAGCCTATGAATTTTGGCTTTTTGGATTACTCGACTTTAGAGAAACGGCGACATTTTTGTCACGAAGAGTTGCGTTTAAATCAGCGAGGTGCTGCGGAACTTTACTTGGAGGTTTTCCCTTGTACCCTTGTGGGGGAGCAGTACCAACTAGGGGGAACGGGAGAAGCCGTGGAATATGTGCTGAAAATGCTCCAGTTTCCCACAGATGCACTGTTTAGTAAAATGTTTGAGCAGGGTAAGTTAGATGAAGCACTCCTGGAGGAGTTGGGACGAGTGGTGGCTCAATACCATGCTAAAACTGTGACGAACGATGAGATTCGCTCTTTTGGTGAGGTAGAGCAAATTCGGGCGGCATTTGACGAGAATTATGAGCAAACTGAAAAGTATATCGGTGGTCCCCAGACACGGGAGCAGTTTGAGGAGACAAAGCGGTATACAGATCAGTTTTTTGCCCAACGTCGCGAACTTTTTAACAGCAGAATTCAAAATAGCTATATTCGCGAGTGTCACGGGGATTTGCACCTGGGAAATATTTGTTTGTGGCGCGATAAAATTTGGCTGTTTGACTGCATCGAGTTTAATAAGCCGTTTCGCTTTGTCGATGTGATGTTTGACATTGCTTATGCTGTGATGGATTTGGAAGGTCAGCAGCGTCCAGATTTAAGTAATGCTTATTTGAATACTTACGTCGAACAAACTGGCGATTGGGAGGGGTTGCAGGTATTGCCCATCTATTTAAGCCGTCAATCGTATGTTAGGGCAAAGGTGACTTCATTCTTGTTGGATGATCCAAGTGTGCCTTCTTCTGTCAAGGAGGAGGTGGCAAAAAAAGCAGCTAATTATTACAAGTTGGCTTGGGAATACACAAAACCCCGCCAAGGACGGCTGATTTTGATGTCGGGTGTGTCAGGTTCTGGTAAAAGTACAACGGCGCGGTATTTAGCTCGTCAATTGGGAGCAATTCACATTCGTTCGGATGCCGTGCGAAAACATCTGGCGGGAATTGGGTTGTTGGAACGTGGTGGTGATGATTTGTACACAGCCGCGATGACACAGAAAACTTATGCACGACTGTTGGAATTAGGAATTTTGTTAGCAAGTGAAGGCTATGTGGTGATTTTAGATGCTAAGTATGATCGTCAGCAGTTGCGCGACGAGGCGATCGCTCAGGCTCAAGAGCATCAACTTTCTCTTCAAATTATCTCCTGCATAGCACCATCAGAAGTTTTGCAACAGCGATTGAATGACCGTACTGGTGATATTGCCGATGCTCAAGCTGATTTATTAGCGTCTCAGCTTGAGCAAGCGGAACCCTTGACTGAAAAAGAAAAACCACTCGCTAAAATTTTGGATACGACTCAATCAATAGAGGCACAATTAAAGGATGTGATTCGGCAATAG
- a CDS encoding 50S ribosomal protein L25/general stress protein Ctc: MELTVDCQQRPEGTKPNALRRSGKIPANLYGHKGTESIALVIDAKIVERLLIKGSVNNTLIDLNVTDIPWRGKTLLREVQSHPAKRTPYHLSFFAVAGHGDADVEVPVHFVGEPVGVKQEGGVLDTHITVLSLRCPPENIPEAIEIDVSNLQIGDSLTVEQLTLPAGARYMGEPGQSVLIVLPPQGSSDTETESTT, encoded by the coding sequence ATGGAGCTAACAGTAGATTGTCAACAGCGACCAGAAGGCACTAAGCCCAATGCTTTGCGTCGTTCTGGAAAAATCCCCGCGAATTTGTACGGTCATAAAGGTACCGAGTCAATTGCTCTTGTTATTGACGCTAAGATTGTTGAGCGCCTGCTCATAAAAGGTTCGGTTAACAACACTTTGATTGATCTGAATGTGACTGATATTCCTTGGCGTGGGAAAACCTTACTACGGGAGGTTCAGTCTCATCCAGCAAAACGTACGCCTTACCACCTTAGCTTTTTTGCTGTTGCAGGTCATGGCGATGCTGATGTGGAAGTGCCAGTGCATTTTGTGGGAGAACCAGTTGGTGTGAAGCAAGAAGGTGGTGTATTAGATACACACATTACAGTCTTGTCACTACGTTGTCCACCGGAAAATATTCCTGAAGCGATTGAAATTGATGTCTCTAACCTACAGATAGGAGATAGTTTGACCGTTGAACAACTCACCCTACCTGCTGGTGCTAGATATATGGGTGAGCCAGGACAATCTGTTCTTATTGTTTTACCCCCACAAGGAAGTTCTGATACAGAAACAGAATCTACGACCTGA
- a CDS encoding adenylosuccinate synthase, protein MANVIVIGAQWGDEGKGKITDLLSRSADVVVRYQGGVNAGHTIVVKGQTFKLHLIPSGILYPDTECIIGCGTVIDPQVLIAELDQLEKVGVSTRNLLISETAHITMPYHRMIDQASEERRGSHKIGTTGRGIGPTYADKSERTGIRVLDLMDSEGLGEQLEWTIHYKNVILEKLYNLPPLDPKQVIDEYLGYAERLRSHIVDTSLKIYDAVQRRRNILFEGAQGTLLDLDHGTYPYVTSSNPVAGGACVGTGLGPTMIDRVIGVAKAYTTRVGEGPFPTEIDGELGELLCSRGAEFGTTTGRKRRCGWFDAVIGRYAVRINGMDCLAITKLDVLDELEEIKVCLAYEIDGERCEHFPSSARKFARCQPIYKTMPGWRTSTSHCRSLKELPRQALDYLKFLAELIEVPIAIVSLGASRDQTIIVEDPIHGPKRALLHPDGTPASLLSA, encoded by the coding sequence TTGGCTAACGTCATTGTTATAGGCGCCCAGTGGGGCGATGAAGGAAAAGGTAAAATAACTGACTTACTCAGTCGCTCCGCAGATGTTGTTGTACGTTATCAAGGGGGCGTCAATGCCGGACACACAATTGTAGTCAAGGGTCAGACCTTTAAGCTGCACTTGATTCCCTCTGGTATTTTGTATCCAGATACTGAGTGCATAATCGGCTGTGGGACAGTCATAGATCCACAGGTTTTGATAGCAGAACTCGACCAACTAGAAAAAGTAGGTGTTTCCACTCGCAATCTGCTTATTTCTGAAACAGCCCATATCACGATGCCTTATCATCGGATGATTGACCAGGCATCGGAGGAGCGAAGGGGAAGCCATAAAATTGGCACGACTGGTCGAGGGATTGGTCCTACTTATGCTGACAAATCGGAGCGGACTGGTATCAGGGTTTTAGACTTGATGGACTCTGAGGGGCTGGGCGAACAGCTGGAGTGGACGATTCATTACAAAAACGTCATTCTGGAAAAGCTTTACAACCTACCGCCGTTAGATCCCAAGCAGGTGATTGACGAGTACCTGGGATATGCAGAACGCTTGCGATCGCATATCGTCGATACGTCCTTAAAAATATACGACGCGGTTCAAAGGCGGCGCAATATTTTGTTTGAAGGAGCACAGGGTACGCTCCTCGACTTGGATCACGGGACATACCCCTATGTCACCTCTTCTAACCCAGTGGCTGGAGGAGCTTGTGTTGGTACAGGGCTAGGACCAACAATGATTGACCGAGTGATTGGGGTCGCGAAGGCTTACACCACTCGGGTCGGTGAGGGACCTTTCCCCACAGAAATAGATGGGGAATTGGGAGAATTGCTATGCTCACGCGGTGCTGAATTTGGTACGACCACTGGACGTAAGAGACGTTGCGGTTGGTTTGATGCGGTTATCGGTCGCTATGCCGTTCGCATTAACGGTATGGACTGTCTGGCAATTACCAAACTGGATGTCCTCGACGAACTGGAGGAAATCAAAGTTTGTCTGGCTTATGAGATAGATGGGGAACGCTGCGAGCACTTTCCTAGCAGCGCCCGTAAATTTGCACGATGTCAGCCTATCTATAAAACCATGCCAGGATGGCGCACCTCAACTAGTCACTGTCGCTCCCTAAAAGAATTGCCAAGGCAAGCGCTGGACTACTTAAAATTTTTGGCAGAATTGATAGAAGTCCCGATCGCAATTGTTTCCTTGGGCGCTAGCCGCGACCAGACTATCATTGTAGAAGACCCCATACACGGTCCGAAACGTGCTTTGTTGCACCCTGACGGCACGCCCGCTTCATTGCTGAGTGCGTAG
- a CDS encoding adenosine deaminase gives MALYAELHRHLGGSVVPRILWRYFERHSSEMISRFTDYLEFEDFYTRPRNTLNEYLELHTLVESVQTVETLPYFIYRLLRGAYIFENLAYLELRYTPYLRTPDHLSQSERIDKMAEIVEVVGKASQISEYPIVTSQILCMHSRLPFEVNKAIIDLAAQSRQYVCGVDVAGGDSYYAERMNEWISLYDYARSLGINTTGHLYETTAGCYPQLLPYLMRIGHGIQIPLLYPDLLKDLARRNQCLEVCPTTYQKTGTLQDIRELKLVFDRCFDAGVDIAICTDNAGLHNVRLPFEYENLLTYDIINFEQLQACQDAAFRHAFAWPYSQRPVSLLNGLLNPQPKALAIMES, from the coding sequence ATGGCTTTATACGCAGAATTACATAGGCATCTCGGCGGTTCCGTTGTCCCTCGTATTTTGTGGCGCTACTTCGAGCGGCACTCGTCTGAGATGATTTCCCGCTTTACTGACTATTTAGAGTTTGAAGATTTTTACACGCGCCCGCGCAACACCCTTAATGAGTATCTGGAGTTGCACACCTTGGTGGAAAGCGTGCAAACTGTGGAGACTTTGCCTTACTTCATCTACCGTTTGCTGAGGGGTGCTTATATTTTTGAAAATTTGGCATATCTCGAACTGCGCTATACCCCTTATTTGCGAACACCAGACCATCTAAGTCAATCGGAAAGAATTGACAAAATGGCGGAAATTGTGGAAGTTGTGGGCAAAGCAAGCCAAATATCGGAATATCCGATTGTCACTAGCCAAATTCTCTGTATGCACTCGCGCCTACCCTTTGAGGTGAATAAAGCGATTATTGATTTGGCAGCGCAAAGCAGGCAGTATGTTTGTGGTGTAGACGTGGCAGGGGGAGACAGCTACTATGCAGAACGGATGAATGAATGGATCAGCCTGTATGATTATGCGCGATCGCTTGGAATCAACACCACAGGACACCTTTATGAAACGACTGCTGGGTGTTATCCCCAACTTTTACCTTATCTAATGCGGATTGGTCACGGCATCCAAATCCCCTTGCTGTATCCAGATTTACTTAAAGATTTGGCTAGGCGTAATCAGTGTTTGGAAGTTTGTCCCACAACTTACCAGAAAACTGGTACTTTGCAGGATATACGTGAACTCAAGTTAGTGTTTGACCGTTGTTTTGATGCAGGGGTAGACATCGCTATTTGTACTGATAACGCTGGGTTGCACAATGTGCGTTTGCCGTTTGAGTATGAGAATCTCTTAACTTACGACATTATTAACTTTGAACAGCTACAAGCTTGCCAGGACGCAGCATTCCGTCATGCTTTTGCTTGGCCCTACAGCCAGCGTCCAGTGTCCTTACTGAACGGGTTGCTAAACCCACAACCTAAAGCCCTAGCCATCATGGAGTCATGA